From one Flavobacterium sp. N502536 genomic stretch:
- a CDS encoding glycoside hydrolase family 13 protein: protein MTSHKTSAIYKLILIVFLFSASAKAQIQKTEPPFWYAGMKNPELQIMFYGKDISQYEASVSNNVVIKSVEKTENPNYLFVTIDTQNLKASELVFSFKTKNKVAFTQKYTLKERRANSADRKSYDASDVMYLIMPDRFANGNPKNDSNAALTEKGNRQDPSGRHGGDIEGIIKNLDYISSLGATTIWNTPLCEDNDKQHSYHTYAQSDVYKIDPRYGTNEDYVRLSAEMHKKNMKLVMDYVTNHWGITHWMMKDIPTKTWFNQFETFTQTHHRREVITDIHASKIDQEVCVDGWFVPTMPDLNLRNPLVAKYLTQNAIWWIEYANLDGFRVDTYNYSDQTAMANWAKAVTNEYPNFNIVGEIWMHNQANLAYWQKDSKIGAIENYNSNLPSVMDFTLQSQISSAFNENEPSWDNGLIKFYNNFAMDYLYPNTNNILVFAENHDTDRINHNFKYDLAKYKLTMTLLATIRGIPQVYYGSEIGMGGDKSKGDADIRQDFPGGWAGDKNNAFTKEGRTAEQAAYFDFTSKLFNWRKSNEAVHFGKMTHYIPENNTYVYFRYTDAKTVMVVFNNNAKEQIVKTNRFKENLKNFKKGKDAITGKTFDLSSEITLESKSALVLELE, encoded by the coding sequence ATGACAAGCCACAAAACATCAGCTATCTATAAACTAATCTTAATAGTTTTCTTATTTTCCGCTTCCGCGAAAGCGCAAATCCAAAAAACAGAACCGCCATTTTGGTATGCCGGTATGAAAAACCCGGAATTGCAGATTATGTTCTACGGAAAAGACATTTCACAATACGAGGCTTCTGTTTCAAATAATGTGGTGATTAAAAGCGTTGAAAAAACAGAAAATCCAAACTACCTTTTTGTTACCATCGATACACAAAACCTAAAAGCTTCCGAATTGGTTTTCTCCTTCAAAACCAAAAACAAAGTCGCTTTTACTCAAAAATATACACTTAAAGAAAGAAGAGCCAATTCGGCAGACCGAAAAAGCTACGATGCATCAGATGTAATGTACCTCATCATGCCGGATCGTTTTGCAAACGGAAATCCGAAAAACGACAGCAATGCCGCTTTAACCGAAAAAGGGAACCGTCAGGATCCAAGTGGCCGTCATGGCGGAGACATCGAGGGAATCATTAAAAACCTCGATTATATCTCGTCTCTTGGTGCAACCACTATTTGGAATACGCCCCTTTGTGAAGACAACGACAAACAGCACTCCTACCATACTTATGCACAATCTGACGTGTACAAAATAGATCCGCGTTACGGAACGAATGAAGATTATGTTCGTCTGTCTGCAGAAATGCATAAAAAAAACATGAAACTGGTTATGGATTATGTCACCAATCACTGGGGAATTACCCATTGGATGATGAAAGATATTCCAACCAAAACATGGTTCAATCAATTTGAAACTTTTACACAAACACACCACAGACGTGAAGTAATTACCGATATTCACGCTTCAAAGATAGATCAGGAAGTTTGTGTTGACGGCTGGTTTGTGCCTACAATGCCCGACTTGAACTTAAGAAATCCTCTTGTTGCCAAATACCTGACTCAAAATGCGATCTGGTGGATTGAATATGCCAATCTTGACGGATTCAGAGTTGACACTTACAATTACTCTGATCAAACTGCAATGGCCAATTGGGCAAAAGCTGTGACGAACGAATACCCTAATTTCAATATCGTTGGAGAAATATGGATGCACAATCAGGCGAATTTAGCCTATTGGCAAAAAGACAGTAAAATTGGAGCGATCGAAAATTACAATTCCAACTTACCAAGTGTGATGGATTTTACGCTTCAAAGTCAGATTAGTTCAGCTTTCAACGAAAATGAACCAAGCTGGGATAATGGATTGATTAAATTCTACAACAATTTTGCAATGGATTATTTGTATCCAAACACCAATAACATTTTAGTTTTTGCGGAAAATCACGACACAGACCGTATCAATCATAATTTTAAATATGATTTGGCAAAATACAAGCTAACAATGACTTTACTGGCTACAATTCGTGGAATTCCACAAGTGTATTACGGTTCAGAAATTGGAATGGGCGGTGACAAAAGCAAAGGAGATGCCGACATTCGTCAAGATTTCCCGGGTGGCTGGGCTGGCGACAAAAACAATGCTTTCACCAAAGAAGGCAGAACCGCTGAGCAGGCTGCTTACTTTGATTTTACCTCTAAATTATTCAACTGGAGAAAATCAAACGAAGCCGTTCATTTCGGGAAGATGACACATTACATTCCGGAAAACAACACTTATGTTTATTTCAGATATACGGACGCTAAAACCGTCATGGTTGTTTTCAATAACAATGCGAAGGAGCAAATTGTAAAAACAAACCGTTTTAAAGAGAACCTCAAAAACTTTAAAAAAGGTAAAGATGCCATCACCGGAAAAACATTCGATTTGTCTTCTGAAATTACTTTAGAATCAAAATCAGCTTTGGTTTTAGAATTGGAATAA
- a CDS encoding glycoside hydrolase family 97 protein: MKNLFFASLILFAFSSIAKAQQLKSPEGKFVMEFSLQNDGTPTYNLKYKNKEVVKTSKLGLELKDDKKSLLNDFTVVDTKTTTFDESWKPVWGEVDNIRNHYNELAVTLNQKGTERQIVIRFRLFDDGLGFRYEFPTQKNLTYFVIKEERTQFAMAGDHTAFWIPGDYDTQEYDYTKSKLSEIRGLSEKAYTANVSQKSFSPTGVQTSLMLKTNDGIYINLHEAALINYSCMHLNLDDKNMIFQSWLTPDAKGDKGYMQAPSHSPWRTIMVSDDAREILASKMTLNLNDPSKIDDTSWIKPVKYIGVWWEMITGKSSWSYTNDFPTVQLGVSDFSKAKPNGTHGANNANVKKYIDFAAANGFDAVLVEGWNEGWEDWFGHSKDYVFDFVTPYPDFDVKGLHAYAKSKGVKIIMHHETSGSVRNYERHMDKAYQFMKDNGYDAVKSGYVGDILPRGENHYDQWIVNHYQYAIEKAADYKIMVNAHEAVRPTGICRTYPNLIGNEAARGTEYQAFGGSKPNHVTVLPFTRLIGGPMDYTPGIFEMDISKMNPDNKSHVNSTLANQLALYVTMYSPLQMAADTPENYNRFPDAFQFIKDVAVDWSESKYIEAEPGDFITVARKAKGTNNWFVGNVNGETSRTSNIDFSFLEKGKKYTATIYADAKDAHYKTNPQAYTIKKIAVTNKSKLSQLSAPGGGYAISIIETK, from the coding sequence ATGAAAAACTTATTTTTCGCAAGTTTAATCCTGTTTGCTTTTAGCTCGATAGCAAAAGCACAACAATTAAAATCACCCGAAGGAAAGTTCGTAATGGAATTTTCGCTTCAAAACGACGGAACTCCAACTTACAATTTAAAATACAAAAATAAAGAGGTTGTAAAAACCAGTAAATTAGGCCTTGAGCTTAAAGACGATAAAAAATCTTTATTGAATGATTTTACGGTTGTCGATACCAAAACAACCACTTTTGATGAGAGCTGGAAACCGGTTTGGGGCGAAGTTGACAACATCAGAAACCATTACAATGAACTGGCTGTTACTTTAAATCAAAAAGGAACAGAAAGACAAATCGTGATCCGTTTCCGTTTGTTTGATGACGGTTTAGGATTCCGATATGAATTCCCGACTCAAAAGAACCTTACCTATTTTGTAATTAAAGAAGAAAGAACCCAATTTGCAATGGCGGGCGACCACACTGCATTCTGGATTCCGGGAGATTATGACACTCAGGAATACGATTACACCAAATCGAAATTATCTGAAATCAGAGGTCTTTCTGAAAAAGCGTATACGGCAAATGTTTCACAAAAATCTTTCTCTCCAACAGGAGTTCAGACTTCTTTGATGTTAAAAACAAACGACGGTATCTACATCAACTTACACGAAGCTGCTTTGATTAACTATTCTTGCATGCACCTGAATTTAGATGATAAAAACATGATTTTCCAATCGTGGTTGACACCGGATGCAAAAGGAGACAAAGGATACATGCAGGCGCCAAGCCACTCGCCATGGAGAACTATTATGGTGAGCGATGATGCGAGAGAAATCTTAGCTTCAAAAATGACTTTAAACTTAAATGATCCGTCTAAAATTGACGATACTTCATGGATTAAACCTGTAAAATACATTGGTGTTTGGTGGGAAATGATTACCGGAAAAAGCTCATGGTCTTATACCAACGATTTTCCAACCGTACAATTGGGTGTTTCTGATTTCTCAAAAGCCAAACCAAACGGAACGCACGGAGCAAATAATGCCAACGTAAAAAAATACATTGATTTTGCTGCTGCAAATGGTTTCGATGCCGTTTTAGTAGAAGGATGGAACGAAGGCTGGGAAGACTGGTTTGGACACTCTAAAGATTATGTTTTTGATTTTGTAACCCCTTACCCGGATTTTGACGTAAAAGGTTTGCACGCCTATGCAAAATCAAAAGGAGTGAAAATCATCATGCACCATGAAACTTCAGGTTCTGTTCGCAACTACGAGCGCCATATGGACAAGGCCTACCAATTCATGAAAGACAATGGCTACGATGCTGTAAAAAGCGGATACGTTGGAGACATCCTTCCTCGTGGTGAAAACCATTACGATCAGTGGATTGTAAACCACTATCAATATGCCATTGAAAAAGCAGCGGATTATAAGATTATGGTGAACGCTCACGAAGCAGTTCGTCCAACAGGAATTTGCAGAACTTACCCGAACTTAATTGGAAATGAAGCAGCGAGAGGAACAGAATACCAGGCTTTTGGAGGTTCTAAACCAAACCACGTAACCGTTTTACCTTTCACCCGTTTGATTGGAGGTCCAATGGATTACACTCCGGGAATCTTCGAAATGGATATCAGCAAAATGAATCCGGATAACAAATCTCATGTAAACAGTACATTGGCAAACCAACTGGCATTATACGTTACCATGTACAGCCCATTGCAAATGGCGGCTGATACTCCTGAAAACTACAACCGTTTTCCGGATGCCTTCCAATTTATTAAAGATGTAGCGGTAGACTGGTCTGAAAGCAAATATATTGAAGCTGAGCCAGGTGATTTTATCACGGTTGCCCGTAAAGCAAAAGGAACAAACAACTGGTTCGTTGGAAATGTAAATGGAGAAACTTCACGTACATCAAACATCGATTTCAGTTTCCTTGAAAAAGGAAAAAAATACACCGCAACAATTTATGCTGATGCAAAAGACGCGCATTACAAAACCAATCCGCAAGCTTACACCATCAAAAAAATTGCTGTAACCAATAAATCAAAATTATCACAGTTATCTGCTCCTGGCGGAGGTTATGCGATTAGTATAATCGAAACGAAGTAA
- a CDS encoding glycoside hydrolase family 65 protein — protein sequence MNQDYIKPDNWSIIEEGFDSERVKSSESLFSIGNGAMGQRANFEETYSGETFQGSYIAGIYYPDKTKVGWWKNGYPKYFAKVLNAPNWIGIDIQINEENLDLNQCTAVKNFRRELNMKEGWYNRSFEATLKNGTEIAVNIRRFLSLDLDETGIIKYEITPLNKDAKIVYKPYIDAGVTNEDANWDEKFWEPLEVKKGANEAFVTAQTFKTHFKVTTFMHNTIFANGENVNISPSTIDSTADKIQFTYGTIIAKGQTSSIQKIGGYTVSLNHENTLTAAEKCIKTAVALGYDTLLQNQIGAWSKIWEMSDITIDGDVKAQQGIRFNIFQLNQTYLGKDSRLNIGPKGFTGEKYGGSTYWDTEAYCIPFYMATKDQQVARNLLTYRFNQLDKAIENAKDNLGFKNGAALYPMVTMNGEECHNEWEITHEEIHRNGAIAFAIYNYHRFTGDYSYIPEKGLEVLIGIARFWHQRASFSKEKNQYVILGVTGPNEYENNINNNFYTNYIAKWCIDYAEEQIKKVAAEYPSDHKRIIEKVTLSAAEIAEWKKVAGNMYFPTSEELGIYLQQDGFLDKDLVPVKDLDRSQRPINQKWSWDRVLRSPYIKQADVLQCFYFFEDHFSKEELKRNFEFYESFTVHESSLSPCVHSIQAAVLDKMDMAYTFYLRTSRLDLDDYNKEVEEGCHITSMAGTWMSIVEGFGGMRVKNDQLHFAPKIPKEWKGYSFKINFRNQILKVAVNHNETTFTVDGDQDLTIVVNGNPVTADKLFQTN from the coding sequence ATGAATCAAGATTACATTAAACCAGACAATTGGTCCATCATCGAAGAAGGCTTTGATTCTGAAAGAGTAAAATCGTCAGAAAGTCTTTTTAGCATCGGAAACGGCGCTATGGGACAACGTGCCAATTTTGAAGAAACCTATTCAGGTGAAACTTTTCAGGGAAGTTACATCGCCGGAATTTATTATCCGGACAAAACAAAAGTAGGCTGGTGGAAAAACGGATATCCTAAATATTTTGCCAAAGTACTAAACGCTCCAAACTGGATTGGAATTGACATTCAGATCAACGAAGAAAACTTAGACCTGAACCAGTGCACTGCCGTGAAAAATTTCCGCAGAGAATTGAATATGAAAGAAGGCTGGTACAATCGTTCTTTTGAAGCGACCTTAAAAAACGGAACTGAAATTGCCGTAAACATTCGTCGTTTTCTCTCTTTAGATCTGGACGAAACAGGAATTATCAAGTACGAAATCACCCCTTTAAACAAAGATGCTAAAATTGTTTACAAACCTTATATTGATGCAGGTGTAACCAATGAAGATGCCAACTGGGACGAGAAGTTCTGGGAACCTCTTGAAGTTAAAAAGGGAGCAAATGAAGCTTTTGTCACTGCACAAACGTTTAAAACGCATTTTAAAGTAACCACTTTTATGCACAATACGATTTTTGCAAACGGAGAAAACGTAAACATTTCGCCTTCAACAATCGATTCAACTGCCGATAAAATTCAGTTTACCTACGGAACCATAATCGCAAAAGGTCAAACCTCATCGATCCAAAAAATTGGTGGTTATACCGTTTCTTTAAACCACGAAAATACGTTAACGGCAGCCGAAAAATGCATTAAAACTGCTGTAGCGCTGGGTTATGATACTTTACTTCAAAATCAAATCGGGGCCTGGAGTAAAATCTGGGAAATGTCAGACATTACCATTGATGGTGATGTAAAAGCACAACAGGGAATTCGCTTTAACATCTTCCAGTTAAATCAAACCTATTTAGGAAAAGACAGCCGTTTAAACATTGGCCCTAAAGGTTTCACCGGAGAAAAATACGGCGGATCTACTTACTGGGATACTGAGGCTTACTGCATTCCGTTTTACATGGCAACTAAAGATCAGCAGGTGGCCCGTAACTTACTGACTTACCGTTTCAATCAACTGGATAAAGCAATTGAAAACGCCAAAGACAATTTAGGTTTCAAAAACGGTGCTGCTTTGTACCCAATGGTGACCATGAATGGCGAAGAATGCCACAACGAATGGGAAATCACTCACGAAGAAATTCACAGAAATGGAGCGATTGCCTTTGCGATTTACAACTACCATCGTTTCACCGGAGACTACTCATATATTCCTGAAAAAGGTTTAGAAGTACTGATCGGGATTGCGCGTTTCTGGCATCAGAGAGCTTCTTTCTCTAAAGAAAAAAATCAATACGTTATTCTGGGCGTTACAGGGCCAAATGAATACGAAAACAATATCAACAATAATTTCTATACCAATTATATTGCAAAATGGTGTATTGATTATGCTGAAGAACAAATTAAAAAAGTCGCTGCTGAGTATCCATCAGACCACAAACGAATCATCGAAAAAGTAACGCTTTCGGCAGCTGAAATTGCGGAATGGAAAAAAGTAGCCGGTAATATGTATTTCCCAACTTCTGAAGAATTGGGCATTTACCTGCAACAGGACGGTTTCTTAGACAAAGATTTAGTTCCGGTAAAAGACTTAGACCGCTCGCAGCGTCCTATCAATCAAAAATGGTCGTGGGATCGTGTTTTACGTTCGCCTTATATCAAACAAGCCGACGTTTTACAATGTTTCTATTTCTTTGAAGATCATTTTTCTAAAGAAGAATTAAAACGTAATTTTGAGTTTTACGAATCTTTTACGGTTCATGAAAGTTCATTATCGCCATGCGTACACTCGATTCAGGCGGCCGTTTTAGACAAAATGGATATGGCTTATACTTTTTACTTAAGAACCTCCCGTTTGGATCTTGATGACTATAACAAAGAAGTGGAAGAAGGCTGTCACATTACCTCAATGGCCGGAACATGGATGAGTATCGTAGAAGGTTTTGGCGGAATGCGTGTGAAAAACGATCAGCTTCATTTTGCTCCAAAAATCCCAAAAGAATGGAAAGGTTATTCTTTTAAAATTAATTTCAGAAATCAAATTTTAAAAGTAGCTGTAAATCATAACGAAACAACTTTTACGGTAGACGGCGATCAGGATTTGACTATTGTAGTCAATGGAAATCCGGTAACTGCTGATAAATTGTTTCAAACCAATTAA
- the pgmB gene encoding beta-phosphoglucomutase: MNNKKAFIFDLDGVIVDTAKYHFLAWQKIAKALNINFTHEHNELLKGVSRVRSLDIILELGNVQASQEDKDKWLIQKNEDYLSYLVDMNESEILPGVFKILQLLKEKNQGIALGSASKNARPILEKTGILSYFDVIVDGNDVTNAKPDPEVFLKAAQLLQISPEDAIVFEDSVAGVQAANIGKMTSIGIGSKTILHEAQYIFEDFTLIDTPFIESLISK, translated from the coding sequence ATGAATAATAAAAAAGCATTCATCTTCGATCTTGATGGAGTGATCGTTGATACCGCTAAATACCACTTTTTAGCCTGGCAGAAAATTGCAAAGGCCCTAAACATAAATTTTACACACGAACACAACGAACTACTGAAAGGAGTAAGCCGCGTGCGTTCGTTAGACATAATTCTCGAGCTTGGAAATGTTCAGGCTTCGCAGGAAGACAAAGACAAATGGCTCATTCAAAAAAACGAAGATTACTTATCTTACTTGGTTGACATGAATGAAAGTGAAATTCTTCCCGGAGTTTTTAAAATTCTGCAACTATTAAAAGAAAAAAATCAGGGAATTGCCCTGGGTTCTGCCAGTAAAAACGCCCGTCCAATTCTGGAAAAAACCGGAATTCTTTCGTACTTCGATGTTATTGTTGACGGAAACGACGTTACCAACGCCAAACCAGATCCCGAAGTTTTCTTAAAAGCAGCGCAATTGCTGCAGATTAGCCCCGAAGATGCTATTGTTTTTGAAGATTCAGTTGCCGGAGTTCAGGCCGCTAATATTGGAAAAATGACCAGTATCGGAATTGGTTCAAAAACAATCCTGCACGAAGCACAGTATATCTTTGAGGACTTCACCTTAATAGATACCCCTTTTATCGAATCATTAATTAGCAAATAA
- a CDS encoding MFS transporter: MEKRKLSFWEIWNMSFGFLGIQFGFALQNANTSRIFETLGAKIDEIPILWIAAPVSGLIIQPVIGYFSDRTWTRLGRRRPYFLIGAILSSIALFIMPNSPTLWIAAGTLWIMDASINVSMEPFRAFVGDNLPEKQRTLGFAMQSFFIGTGAVVGSVLPYLFTNVFGVSNTAAEGIIPDSVKWSFYIGGIVFLLSVLWTVFKTTEYTPEELHAFEVQSKKDKEDLILNPETDSESNIKRQLFLGVLLTVIGALVSFLIFENSLAKELYILFIGLVFMGVLFMIASQLRTSKVHNGFTIIMTDLLNMPATMKKLAWVQFFSWFALFSMWIYTTQAVTQHIFGTTDTTSKVYNDAADWVSVLFTVYNGIAAAVAFLLPVIAKKVGVRATHLLALCAGGVGLISIYFIGDKQMLILPMLGVGIAWASILSMPYAMLSGALPAAKMGYYMGVFNFFVVIPQIVAATILGFVIKQFFHNEPIYALIIGGVSMIFAGLLTLRVNSRTKIEIHE; this comes from the coding sequence ATGGAAAAGCGTAAATTAAGTTTCTGGGAAATTTGGAACATGAGTTTCGGTTTCTTGGGAATACAGTTTGGTTTTGCACTGCAAAACGCAAATACTTCAAGAATTTTTGAAACTCTGGGTGCTAAAATTGACGAAATTCCAATTTTATGGATTGCAGCTCCGGTTTCAGGATTAATCATCCAACCCGTAATTGGTTATTTTAGCGATAGAACCTGGACTCGTTTAGGCCGACGCCGCCCCTATTTTTTAATTGGAGCTATCTTGTCTTCTATTGCCCTATTCATCATGCCCAACTCTCCAACTTTATGGATAGCTGCAGGTACTTTATGGATCATGGATGCCTCGATTAATGTTTCGATGGAACCTTTTCGCGCTTTTGTTGGCGACAATTTACCCGAAAAACAACGTACTTTAGGTTTTGCCATGCAAAGTTTCTTTATCGGAACCGGTGCAGTGGTAGGTTCTGTTTTGCCTTATCTTTTTACCAATGTTTTTGGCGTAAGTAATACTGCCGCGGAAGGAATTATCCCGGACTCTGTTAAATGGTCCTTTTATATTGGTGGAATTGTTTTCCTGCTTTCTGTTTTATGGACTGTTTTTAAAACAACCGAATATACACCTGAAGAACTACATGCTTTCGAAGTTCAAAGCAAAAAAGACAAGGAAGATCTTATTCTCAATCCCGAAACAGACTCTGAAAGCAACATCAAACGACAATTGTTTTTAGGAGTATTATTGACCGTAATTGGGGCATTGGTTTCCTTTTTAATTTTCGAAAACAGTCTGGCGAAGGAACTTTACATTCTTTTTATCGGTTTGGTTTTCATGGGAGTTTTATTCATGATCGCTTCCCAATTACGAACTTCTAAAGTTCATAATGGTTTTACGATAATCATGACCGATTTATTGAACATGCCAGCCACGATGAAAAAACTGGCCTGGGTTCAGTTCTTCTCCTGGTTTGCCTTATTCTCCATGTGGATTTATACTACACAAGCGGTTACACAGCATATTTTTGGCACAACAGACACTACTTCTAAAGTATACAATGATGCCGCCGACTGGGTTTCGGTTTTGTTTACCGTTTACAACGGAATTGCCGCTGCAGTTGCTTTTTTATTGCCGGTCATTGCCAAAAAAGTAGGCGTTAGAGCAACACATTTATTGGCTTTATGTGCCGGAGGTGTTGGTTTAATCTCTATTTATTTTATTGGCGACAAACAAATGCTGATCCTTCCAATGTTAGGCGTTGGTATTGCCTGGGCAAGTATACTGTCGATGCCTTATGCCATGTTATCCGGAGCTTTACCGGCAGCAAAAATGGGGTATTACATGGGAGTTTTCAACTTCTTTGTTGTGATACCGCAAATTGTAGCCGCCACCATCTTAGGATTTGTTATCAAACAATTCTTTCACAACGAACCCATATACGCCTTAATTATCGGAGGAGTATCTATGATATTTGCCGGATTACTTACCCTTAGAGTAAATAGCAGAACTAAAATTGAAATTCATGAATAA
- a CDS encoding LacI family DNA-binding transcriptional regulator has product MKRKITLKQIAKELDVSISTVSKSLRDSLEIGEETRAKVQAFAKFYNYKPNNIALSLKNRKTKSIGIIIPEIVHHFFSTVINGIEQVANENGYSVVICLSDDSFDKEVLNMEMLANGSIDGFIMSLSKETQYKGDFHHITEVINQGMPVVMFDRVTNDILCDKVIIDDKAAAYEAVQSLIDNGRRKIALVTTVDYVSVGKLRTDGYEKALLDNGLPFNEDLIIKIEDVDTCEITISQLLHDRAFDAVFAVNELFAVTIIKTASKMGLKVPEDLAVIAFTDGIISKYSTPTITTVSQSGEKMGNKAAKMLIERLEAEHDDDEEENENYTTEVIETHLIKRESTD; this is encoded by the coding sequence ATGAAACGTAAAATAACCCTAAAGCAGATCGCAAAGGAACTTGACGTCTCTATCTCAACTGTCTCAAAATCACTCAGAGACAGTCTCGAAATAGGAGAAGAAACCCGTGCAAAAGTGCAGGCATTTGCAAAGTTTTACAACTACAAGCCCAACAATATTGCCCTTAGTTTAAAAAATCGAAAAACCAAAAGTATTGGTATTATCATTCCGGAAATTGTACATCATTTTTTCTCTACCGTGATCAATGGAATCGAACAGGTAGCTAACGAAAATGGCTATAGTGTTGTCATCTGTTTGTCTGATGATTCCTTCGATAAAGAAGTACTAAATATGGAGATGCTGGCCAACGGAAGTATCGATGGTTTTATCATGTCGCTCTCTAAAGAAACGCAATACAAAGGTGACTTTCACCACATTACCGAAGTCATCAATCAGGGAATGCCAGTGGTCATGTTCGATCGTGTCACCAATGACATCCTGTGCGATAAAGTAATTATTGATGATAAAGCTGCTGCCTATGAAGCTGTACAAAGTTTGATCGACAATGGCCGCAGAAAGATCGCTCTGGTCACTACCGTAGATTATGTAAGCGTGGGAAAACTCAGAACCGACGGTTACGAAAAAGCGCTCCTCGACAACGGATTGCCTTTTAATGAGGATTTAATCATCAAAATTGAAGATGTAGACACTTGCGAAATCACCATCAGCCAGCTTTTACACGACCGTGCCTTTGATGCCGTTTTTGCTGTAAATGAGCTTTTTGCCGTAACCATTATCAAAACAGCCAGTAAAATGGGACTAAAAGTTCCTGAAGATCTTGCCGTAATTGCCTTTACTGACGGAATTATTTCCAAATACTCCACTCCGACTATTACAACCGTAAGCCAGAGCGGTGAAAAAATGGGGAATAAAGCCGCTAAAATGCTGATCGAAAGACTCGAAGCCGAACACGATGATGACGAAGAAGAAAACGAAAATTACACCACAGAAGTCATTGAAACACATCTTATAAAACGAGAATCTACTGACTAA